One genomic region from Streptomyces sp. NBC_01304 encodes:
- a CDS encoding transglycosylase family protein, with amino-acid sequence MSARPKCSREAAVLAGAALLAPLGLLAAGGQAAAADSGVWDRIAKCESGGNWHINTGNGYYGGLQFSASTWRAYGGGAYAPTADRAGKGQQIAIATKVQRAQGWGAWPTCSARAGAYGSAPSTGSSGGSAPAAPKAGTKAKTERDKSHTDRGVSRGDYTVKRGDTLSSIAAGHHTAWRKIYHANKAEIGGNPNMILPGQRLDL; translated from the coding sequence ATGTCCGCACGTCCCAAGTGCAGTCGTGAGGCAGCAGTACTCGCCGGGGCGGCACTGCTCGCCCCGCTCGGCCTGTTGGCCGCAGGCGGGCAAGCCGCAGCAGCCGACAGCGGAGTCTGGGACCGCATCGCGAAGTGCGAGAGCGGCGGCAACTGGCACATCAACACCGGGAACGGCTACTACGGCGGCCTGCAGTTCAGCGCCTCCACCTGGCGCGCGTACGGCGGTGGCGCCTATGCGCCGACCGCCGACCGGGCCGGCAAGGGCCAGCAGATAGCCATCGCCACCAAGGTCCAGCGCGCGCAGGGCTGGGGCGCCTGGCCCACCTGCTCGGCCCGGGCCGGCGCGTACGGCAGCGCACCGTCCACCGGATCTTCCGGCGGCTCGGCCCCCGCCGCGCCCAAGGCCGGGACCAAGGCCAAGACCGAGCGCGACAAGAGCCACACCGACCGGGGCGTGTCCCGCGGTGACTACACGGTCAAGCGGGGAGACACCCTGAGCTCCATCGCCGCCGGGCACCACACCGCCTGGCGGAAGATCTACCACGCCAACAAGGCCGAGATCGGGGGCAACCCGAACATGATCCTGCCGGGGCAGCGCCTGGACCTCTGA